AGCGGTAGTTCGGCCATGACCCGAATCATTTCCTCATGAATCGCCTCCTCGACCTGTTCTGTATTTCCTTCAAGAAAAGAAAAGATTACACAAAAAAGTCCGGCCTTCTCATAAGGGAGATATGCCGCCTGGATGGCATCGACGAGACCCTTATCCTCCCGCAAACGCAGATTCAGGCGAGACGCTATCCCTTCCCCCAGGATCCCAGCCAAGAGGTTTAGAGCATATCCACTGTCTTCCTTGATCCCTGGGCACAGATACCCCAAGGCGCCGTAGGTCATCGAGATATCCATACCGTGTTCGATTTTTTCCCCTCCTCGCTCCGGGAGAGGAGGAAAGGAATCGAGTACGGCGGCATCCACCGCGGGCGGAGGGGCAAAATCGCGCTCCACAACGGACAAGACCTCCTCGACCGGTAAGTTTCCGGCTACAACTACAACCATGTTGGCCGGATGCAGGGCCTGCTCCCGATACCTAATGAGGTCATCACCGGTGATCGTTCGTATGGTTTCTTCGGTTCCCAAAATCGGCCGGGCGTAAGGTGTATCCGCAAAAACCGTTTCGTATAGGATGCGGCTCAACTTTTCTTCAGGGTCGTCCTCTTCAATGTTCATCTCCTGAAAGACCACCATTTTTTCGTTCTCCATTTCCACCGGGTCAAAGGAACTTTCCCAGATCAACTCCCTCATAAAGGGAACCGCATCCTGCCAGAAATCGTGGGGTACTACCAAGTAAAAGTCGGTGGTGTCCAGTGACGTCCCGGCATTCATGGTTCCCCCCAGCGCCTGGATTTGGCGGCAAAGCTGGGAACCGGGGTAGCGGTGACTCCCCTTGAAGACCATGTGCTCGAAATAATGGGCTATCCCGACCTGGTCCCGGCTTTCATGACGAACACCGGACCGGATCCAGACATGCAGGGCCACCAAAGGGGAGGCAACCCGGCGATGGACGACCCGTAAGCCGCTGGGAAAAACGGTTTTAGAATAGGGAATTACCAACTTACGAACCTCCTGAAGTACGAAGCGGTTTACTCCACTTCCAGAGCAATGGGGTCACCATCCTTAATGGTTAAAGATATCTCGATGCCGGGGTACGTATCCAGTTAGTCAAATGCTATGATCAGAGAAATTAAGTCTTATCAACCGAAGAGGAAAAGCGCAAAAAAAACCGCAACCGGCCGGTGCGAAATGCCGGTTGCGGTTTGAAGTACCGGGTCATTCGCCCAACGGGGGGAGTGAATCGGCGGGTTCCTGAGGCACATCCTCAAACATCCAGGAGGGGTCCTCTGGCATATCCATCATATCCGGGATCATCATCCCCGTCATGTCTCCCATCCCCTGCATGATCATGGGTAAAAATTCCATGATGATATCCACCCAGGGAGAGGGAGGCTTCGTCGCGGAAAGGAGGCTGACTTCACCGTCCTTGATGATCAGGAAAGAAATCGGCTCCATCTCCAATCCGGCTCCGGCTCCGGCTCCGTAACCGGTATCCACCGGTCCCTCGCCGCCTCCTCCCCCGAAACCGATCGACGCTTGGATGACCGGAACGAAAGTGATTCCTTCAACAGTGATGGGGTTCCCGATTAAGGTGTCCGGTTTGATCAATCCGGTTATCCGAGCCAAAATGGTATCCAGCATTCCGGTGACAGCGGATGACTGGGTTTCTTGGGCCAGGGTACCCGCTCCCAGGCTCAGAACCATGATCACCGATAACATAAATAGAAAGAGTTTTTTCATTGGTGCCCACCTTCCTTGATCTTGTTAAGACCTCGTAACGCCTGCGCATTTTCCGGTTCGATCGAGAGCGCCTGCTCGAAGAGTTCCCGGGCCCGATCTATGTTCCCTATGGACAGGTACGCTTCCGCCAGGCCGGTCATGGCTAAAACCAAGTTTGGGTCATGTTCGAGGGCCAAACTAAAATCCTCAATGGCCAATTCGACCCCGCCCAGGGGAGGCGGAACAATCATGCGGGCGTAACCCCGGGCCATCAGAGCGTGAGGATTCTCCGGATCGATTTCCAGGGCTCGGGCAAACTCCCGGAAAGCATCCATACCATAGCGGATCTTCTCCCCCAGTTCCGGCGCCTTCTCGGCCAACAGGCCATACACATGGCCAAGCATGGCGTGGGCCTGAGCTGAATCGGGACGGGAACGAACCAGGATTTCAAAAATCTCCCGGGCCTGTTCCAGCATGCCGGAGCGCATCAGGGCACTTCCTTCGGATAGAAGCCGCTCGAAATCCTCGTCCCCAAGCGGGAGAACGTCCTCTTCGGCGAGTTCATCGGGAGGGAGATACCCTTCGGCGATCCTGATCACCTGAAAAGTGTCTTTGGTGAGAAGGATCAGGGCGAGCGGCTCGATCTCCACGCCGCCGGCTTGCCAGTCAAAACCTCTTCCCGGAGTGCTCCCTGCCGCAAATAATCGCCAGCGGACAACAGGAATAATGGTATGTTCACCATATACGACCGGCTCACCCACCGTAACAGTCCCCTTGACCTCGGAAAAAATGTTTGCCAGTTCCT
This portion of the Atribacteraceae bacterium genome encodes:
- a CDS encoding GerW family sporulation protein, coding for MKKLFLFMLSVIMVLSLGAGTLAQETQSSAVTGMLDTILARITGLIKPDTLIGNPITVEGITFVPVIQASIGFGGGGGEGPVDTGYGAGAGAGLEMEPISFLIIKDGEVSLLSATKPPSPWVDIIMEFLPMIMQGMGDMTGMMIPDMMDMPEDPSWMFEDVPQEPADSLPPLGE
- a CDS encoding pitrilysin family protein, which translates into the protein MVIPYSKTVFPSGLRVVHRRVASPLVALHVWIRSGVRHESRDQVGIAHYFEHMVFKGSHRYPGSQLCRQIQALGGTMNAGTSLDTTDFYLVVPHDFWQDAVPFMRELIWESSFDPVEMENEKMVVFQEMNIEEDDPEEKLSRILYETVFADTPYARPILGTEETIRTITGDDLIRYREQALHPANMVVVVAGNLPVEEVLSVVERDFAPPPAVDAAVLDSFPPLPERGGEKIEHGMDISMTYGALGYLCPGIKEDSGYALNLLAGILGEGIASRLNLRLREDKGLVDAIQAAYLPYEKAGLFCVIFSFLEGNTEQVEEAIHEEMIRVMAELPLPGEIQRAINLLKTAFYRAFETTLGNAEILGRLDSIDNIDRLSRYIPLMEGLQASDLREVLIRYLDWDRCHRIVVHPHRMKNQ
- a CDS encoding tetratricopeptide repeat protein, which gives rise to MVKRLAGAFLGFLLLFAVTGPIGALNLGEELANIFSEVKGTVTVGEPVVYGEHTIIPVVRWRLFAAGSTPGRGFDWQAGGVEIEPLALILLTKDTFQVIRIAEGYLPPDELAEEDVLPLGDEDFERLLSEGSALMRSGMLEQAREIFEILVRSRPDSAQAHAMLGHVYGLLAEKAPELGEKIRYGMDAFREFARALEIDPENPHALMARGYARMIVPPPLGGVELAIEDFSLALEHDPNLVLAMTGLAEAYLSIGNIDRARELFEQALSIEPENAQALRGLNKIKEGGHQ